The window AGCATAACATATGTTAGGACAAGACCTACGCCCAGGATTGTAACACCAACCGTAGCCAGGCCGACCCCGGTGAGAAGGACCGTAACTCAGCGACCGCCAGTGAAGCATGTTGAAGAAGTCGTTAAATCTATAGAGAAAGAGTTGGAAGAAGCTATAAATAAAGCATCTATAGAGCAACCTACGTCTCCTCCAACACCGCAACAAGAGATTCCAAAGAGCACACCCATAAAGGTGATTACAACGGGCGTTGACGAAGTATGTCCGTCCTGTGGGGCCATAAACCCTTTGGGTCAGAAGACATGCAGTGAATGTGGGGCCGATATTTATGCTGAAGATCCCAGTCTACCAAGTTGCCCGGTATGCGGCGCTCCCTTGAAAAATCCGCAAAAGTTAACTGATAAAATGTATGTTTGTAAGGTATGCTTCAGTGAGTTAGAGATCCCGAAAGAACTTTCGAAAAAGCTTTAAGTACGATTAAAATTATGTAAACATAAGAGTGTGTGATTTGTATGCCAACCGTTGAAAGACCTCTGACATTCATTGCCAAATACCTCAATAAACCTGTCAAAGTCGTCTTAAAGAACGACTTAGTATACGGCGGAACGATGGTAGAATGCGACAGTTATATGAACCTTGTAATCGAGAAAGCTGCTGAGTACCAAGGGGATGGCAAGAAGGTTAAGTACTCAAGGGTCCTAATACGCGGAAATAACATAATTTACATACAGTTAACTCCCGTTT of the Aigarchaeota archaeon genome contains:
- a CDS encoding LSM domain-containing protein, with protein sequence MPTVERPLTFIAKYLNKPVKVVLKNDLVYGGTMVECDSYMNLVIEKAAEYQGDGKKVKYSRVLIRGNNIIYIQLTPVLED
- a CDS encoding zinc ribbon domain-containing protein, giving the protein SITYVRTRPTPRIVTPTVARPTPVRRTVTQRPPVKHVEEVVKSIEKELEEAINKASIEQPTSPPTPQQEIPKSTPIKVITTGVDEVCPSCGAINPLGQKTCSECGADIYAEDPSLPSCPVCGAPLKNPQKLTDKMYVCKVCFSELEIPKELSKKL